GGCGGCGGCGCTCGGCGCCACCCTGCTGGCCGGTGACGACGCGGCACTCAGCCGGGACGTGCTGGACTTCGTGGTCGGCGCGGCGCATGTGCCGACCCTGCTGGGCCACCTCACCGAGGGCGCCCTGGTGATCACCCCCGGGGACCGGGCCGACCTGCTCGTCGCCGCGAGCGCCGCGCACGTGGCCGGTCAGGTGTCGGTGGCCGGGCTGGTGCTCACCCTCGGCGAGCAGCCCGACCCCAGGGTCATGCGGCTGGTGGAAGGGCTGAACACGGGGTTGGCGGTCCTGTCCGTGCGGACCGACAGCTACGACACGGTGGCCGCGTCCAGTCGCATCGAGGGTCGGCCCAGCGCGGCCAATCCCCGCAAGGTGGAGGCCGCGCTGGGCGCGTTCGAGCGTTGCGTGGACACCGACGACCTGGCCCGCCGGCTGCGGGTCAGCCGGTCGGCGCGGGTCACCCCGCTGATGTTCGAGAACGAGCTGATCGACCGGGCCCGCTCGCAGCCCCGGCACCTGGTGCTGCCGGAGGGCACCGAGGAGCGGATCCTGCGCGCGGCGGAGATCCTGCTCCGTCGTGGGGTGGCCGAGCTGACGCTGCTCGGCCGGCCGGACGACATCGCCCGGCGGACCCGCGAGCTGGGCATCGACCTCGGCGACGCGCACGTCGTCGACCCGGTCACCAGCGGGTGGCGGGACGACTTCGCGGCCGAGTACGCCCGGCTGCGCGCCCACCGGGGCATCACCGCCGAGTTGGCGCACGACATCGTGGCCCAGGCCAACTACTTCGGCACGCTGATGGTGGCCACCGGACGGGCCGACGGCATGGTCTCCGGCGCCACGCACACCACCGCCGCGACCATCCGACCGGCGTTCGAGATCATCCGTACCGTCCCGGGGGTCTCGGTGGCGTCCAGCGTCTTCTTCATGCTGCTCGCCGACCGGGTGCTGGTCTACGGCGATTGCGCGGTCAACCGCGACCCGGACGCCGCCCAGCTCGCCGACATCGCGATCTCGTCGGCCGACACCGCCGCCCGGTTCGGCATCGAACCCCGGGTGGCCATGCTGTCGTACTCCACCGGCAGCTCCGGCGAGGGCGCGGACGTGGAGAAGGTCGCCACGGCCACCGCGCTGGTCCGGGAGCGCCGGCCCGACCTGCTGGTCGAGGGGCCGATCCAGTACGACGCGGCGATCGACCCAGCGGTGGCGGCGACGAAGCTGCCGGGCAGCACGGTCGCCGGTCGGGCCACGGTCTTCATCTTTCCGGACCTGAACACCGGCAACAACACGTACAAGGCGGTGCAGCGCTCCGCCGGGGCGGTCGCCGTCGGCCCGGTCATGCAGGGCCTGCGCCGACCGGTGAACGACCTGTCCCGTGGCGCCACCGTGCCGGACATCGTCAACACCGTGGCGATCACCGCCATCCAGGCGGCCACCGAGGAGGCCTCATGAGTCGGGTGCTGGTGCTCAACTGCGGGTCGTCGTCGGTGAAGTGGCGCCGCTACGACGGCGACCGGGTGCTCGACCAGGGCACCGTCGAGCGGATCGGTGAGCCTGGCGGTGGCCCGGCGGACCACACCAGTGCCGTCCGGCAGATCCTGGATGGGCTGGACCTGACCGGGCTGGCGGCGGTGGGGCACCGGGTGGTCCACGGTGGACGGAAGTTCACCGCCCCGGTGCTGGTCGACGACGCGGTGCTCGCCGCGATCAAGGACCTGGTGCCGCTCGCCCCGCTGCACAACCCGGCCAACCTGGCCGGCATCGAGGTGGCCCGCGCGGCGCTACCGGACGTCCCGCAGGTTGCCGTCTTCGACACCGCGTTCCACCACACCCTGCCGGAGGCCGCCGCGACGTACGCGATCGACCGGGACACCGCCGAGCGGTACGGCATCCGCCGGTACGGCTTCCACGGCACCTCGCACGCGTACGTGTCCCGCCGCACCGCCGAACTGCTGGGCCGCCCGTACGAGCAGCTCAACACGATCACCCTGCACCTGGGCAACGGGGCCAGCGCCTGCGCGGTCGCGAACGGTCGCAGCGTCGCCACCTCGATGGGCATGTCCCCGTTGGAGGGGCTGGTGATGGGCACCCGCAGCGGCGACCTGGACCCGACCGTGATCTTCCACCTGCGCCGGGAGGGTGGGCTGTCGGTGGACGACATCGACGACCTGCTCAACCACCGCAGCGGCCTGCTGGGAATGACCGGCGTCAACGACATGCGCGAGGTGCTCCAGCGCCGGGCGGCCGGGGACCCGGCAGCGGAGCTGGCCTTCGACGTGTACTGCCGGCGCATCACCGGATATGTCGGTGCGTACTACGCGCTGCTCGGCCGGGTCGACGCGATCACCTTCACCGCCGGAGTCGGTGAGCATGCGGCCCCCGTCCGGGCCGCCGCGCTGGCCGGCCTGGGGCGGCTGGGCATCGCCGTGGACGAGGCCCGCAACGACGGCGACGGCGACCGGCTGATCTCGCCCGAGGGCGCCGAGGTGAGCGTCTGCGTCATCCGCACCGACGAGGAACGGGAGATCGCGCGGGAGGCCCGGGACGTGGTCGGCGGCCGCTGACGATCGGACGGTGCGGGCCCGAATGCCTAGGCGAGCCAGGCGACGAGAGCCACCACCAGCACGACGGCCGCCACCGCACCGACGATCAGAGGGGTGCGGGACGGGGCCTCCGCCGGCGCTGCGGCTTCCGGCGTCTGGCTGAAGGCGCGGAACGCCTCGGTGTTGCCACTGGGGTCGGTGTAGTTGTCAGGCATGCCGGTGACCCTAGCGAAACCGGCTCCGCTGCACCGCCCCCGGCCCACGTCGTCCCGGGTTGGACCCGGCCGGCGGAGGTGAACCGCCCGGGTGGCGGGTGCGGCTGGGCCGGACGGTGGGGTGGCTACGCCCACCCGGGCACCTACCGTGGAACGATGGGGGCGGCACGGCTGATCGCCGTACTGGTGACGGCTCTGCTGGCTGGCTGCGCGCCGGCCACGGCCGTGGCGGGCGGGTCCAGCGGGCCGCCGTCGGCGCGTCGAGCGCCCGAGGGGTCGTACGCCGTCGGCGTGCGTACGCTCACCCTCGATCCGCGCTCGGCGCGCCCCCTGCCGGTGACGATCTGGTATCCGGCGTCGACCGACGGGGTGGCCGCCGGGCGGTTCCCGGTGGTGGTCTACAGCCACGGGCTGCACAGCCGGCCCGACCTGCACGCCGGCCTGACCACCCGCTGGGCGGCGGCCGGTTTCGTGGTGGCCGCTCCCGCGTTCCCGCACACCCGACAGGGTGCCGCCCACTTCACCCGGGCCGATGTGCGCAACCAGCCCGCCGATGGTTGGCGGCTGATCCGACACCTGGGCCGCCTCGACCGGGACCGCGAGGATCCGCTCGCCGGCCACCTGGACCTGACGTCGGTCGCGGCCGCCGGACACTCGGCGGGCGGCTTCACCACCTCCGGGATGTTCAGCGAGGGGCACCCGACCCGATTGCGTTCCGGGATCGTGATCGCCGGGGGTGGGTTGCCGGGCAGCTTCGCCGGGCCCGCCGCACCGGTGCTCTTCGTGCACGGCACGGCCGACGCGGTGGTGCCGGTGACGGTCGGGCGGGCGGCGTACGGGCGTACCCCCGGGCCGGCCGCGTTCCTCAGTCTGCTCGGGCAGGACCACGGCGCGTACCTGACGCCGGGCAACCCGGGGTTCGCCCCGGTCCTCGCCACCACCACCGACTTCCTCCGCTGGACTCTCTACGGCGACAAGGCGGCCGGTGCCCGCCTCCCCGCCGACGCCCGCACCGCCACGCTGACCAGCTACGAGTCCCGGCCAGCCCGCTGATGCCGCCGCGCCGGTACGGTGGCCCGGTGGACGATCTCGCGCACCGCCAGTTCGCGAGCATCGCCGAGGTGGTCGCGGTGACCGGGACGGCCGACATCCCGGTGTGGCTGCGCGGTGGCTGGGCGATGGACTTCCACCTCGGCACGGTGACCCGCCCCCACGTCGACGTCGACTGGTACTGCTGGCGGGAGGACGCGGACCGGCTGGCGGCCCTGCTGCTGGCCCGGGGCTGGCGCCCCGACCCCCGGATGCCGGTCGAGCTGCAACTGGACCTGTTCATCGCCGACGTGGAGGTCAGCTTCGCGTACCTGGGTCGGGACGACGCCGGTCGACCGACGGTGGGTGCCGGGTCCTGGGCCGGCACCCCGCTGCCGGCCGGGATGCTGGACGCGCCACCCGGCCGGATCGGCTCGCTGAGCGTGCCGACGATCTCGGTGGCGGCTCAGATCGAGTTCAAGCAGATGTACCCGGTGTGGATGCCGGAACGTCCCCGCCGACCGAAGGACGCCGACGATCTGGTTCGGCTGGGCGCTGGTCCTGATCGAGCAGGTCCTCGTACACCCCGACCTTGAAGGTGATCAGGTCCAGGCACTGGGTGAGCCTGCCGATCTGGTCAGTGACGCGCACGTGGTGTTCGAGGAGAAGCGCGAGGCGTTCCTCCTCGTTACCGGCGCCTTCCCGGACGAGGTCGGCGTACCGGCGCAGCGCGGGAAGCGGCATCCCCGAGGCGCGGAGAATGATGCAGACGGTCAGCCAGTCGACGTCATCCTGGCTGTAGATGCGACGCCCGCCGGATCCGCGGCGTACGGGGCTGACGAAGACGCCCTCCTGCTCGTAGAAGCGGAGTGCGTGCACGCTCAAGCCGGTGCGTTCGGCGACCTGTCCGATGCTCAGAGTCGCGGTGACCTCAGCCATGCCGAGCAGGATAGCGAGGGTTGACCTAGAGCCGACTCTAGCTCCTAGGGTGCGCGCAGATCGCTACTGAATCAGCCAAGGAGCATCGGCATGCGCTATCGCACCCTCGGCGGCACCGGCATCGAGGTGAGCACCCAGTGTCTCGGGACCATGATGTTCGGTGCCGTCGGCAACCCCGACCACGACGACTGTGTCCGCATCATCCACATGGCTCTCGACCAGGGCATCAACGTCGTCGACACCGCAGACATGTACGGCGGCGGTGAGTCCGAACAGATCGTCGGGAAGGCGCTGCGGGGGCGCCGGGACGACGTCGTACTCGCCACCAAGGTGCACTTTCCGATGGGCGAAGGCCCCAACCAGGGTGGCAACTCGCGGCGTTGGATCCTCAAGGCGGTCGAGGGGAGCCTCCGGCGTCTGAACACCGACTGGATCGACCTCTACCAGGTCCACCGTCCCGACCCCTCGACCGACATCGAGGAGACGCTCTCGGTGCTCACCGACCTTGTCCGCGAGGGGAAGATCCGCGCCTTCGGCTGCTCGACGTTCCCCGCCGAGGAGATCGTCGAGGCGCACCAGGTTTCCGAGCGTCGCGGGCTCGGGCGGCTGCGCACCGAGCAGCCGCCGTACTCGATCCTGGCCCGCGGGGTCGAGACCTCCACCCTCCCGGTCTGCCAGCGCTACGGCATGGGAGTGCTGGTCTGGAGCCCTCTCGCCTTCGGGTTCCTCAGCGGCAGATACCGCAGGGACCAGCCCATCGACCTGTCGACCGGGCGTGCGGTACTCCGGCCGGCACAGTTCGATCCCGCTATCGCCGAGAACGCCGCCAAGCTCGACATCGTCGAGCAGCTCGTCGACCTCGCCGCAAGCATCGGCTGCACGCTTCCGCAGCTCGCCATCGCCTTCACCGTGGCCCATCCGGCCGTGACCTCGGCGATCATCGGACCGCGGACCATGCAGCAACTGGAGGATCTGCTCAAGGGCGCCACGCTCACCCTGGACGATGCGACCCTCGACCGGATCGACGAGATCGTGCCGCCCGGGACGAACCGGTACAACCCCAACGCCGCCTTCCCTCCGCGTTCACTGACCGACACCGCACGGCGGCGGCGCCCCCTCGCCGAACGCGCCGCGGCCTGAGGCCGGCTGCGCAGCGCCCGGTGATCGGGCGGGCACAGCGCGCCGAAGGATGCCGGTCGGGCCGGCCGGAGGAGGCACAATCTGATTCATGTCGCGTCGCGCCACTTCCGCACTGATCGCCAGTACCGTGCTCATGGCCGGTCTGGTCGGCTGCTCAGCGGCCACCCGCCCGAGCGAAAGCTGGCAGACGCCGCCGGCCGAGCCGAAGCCCGCCGCCACGCCGACACCGCAGGTCCCTGCCGGGACCGCCCCGCAGCGCGCCTTCGCGGTCGGCGTACGCCAACTCAAGCTGGACCGGGACGGCCGTGCGCTGCCGGTGACGCTCTGGTACCCGGCGGCCGGGGAGGCCGGCGGTGCGGCCAAGCGGTCGGCCTCGGCCGCGAGCGGCCGGTTTCCGGTGGTGATGTTCAGCCATGGCCTCGGCGGCCGACCGGACGACTACGCCACGCTGCTGACGCGGTGGGCGGCGGCGGGTTTCGTGGTGGCCGCGCCGACCTTCCCGCACACCTCCCGGGGCGCGGACGGCAACGTCCTCGATGTGCTCAACCAGCCGGCCGACGTGTCGTACGCGTTGGACCAGGTGTTGGCGTTGGACGGCAAGGCCGGCGACTCGTTGCGCGGCCGGTTGGACGCCGACCGGGTGGCCGCGGCCGGGCACTCGGCGGGCGGGGTGACCACCATCGGCCTCTTCACCGCCAGCCGCGACGAACGGCTGGACGCGGGCGTGGTGTTCGCCGGCACGGCGCTCGGTGTGGGCACCGCGTTCGCCGGCGCGTCCGCACCGCAGCTGTTCGTGCACGGGGAGCTGGACGAGGTGGTCGAGTACGCGGCGGGTAAGGCCGCGTACGACAAGGTGCCCTGGCCGAAGGCGATGCTGAGCCTGCCGAAGGGCGACCACGGACGGGCGCTGCTCAGCGACGGCGCGACGCTGCGGGTGGTCTCGGACACGTCCGTCGAGTTCCTCCGTTGGTCGCTGTACGGCGACGCGGCGGCCAAGAAGCGCATCCACACCGACGCGACGCGCGGCGACATCGCCACCTTCGACGACCACCTGTAGCCGTCAGGCCTCGTGGTCGATGACGATCTTGCCGAAGGCGTCGCCGGAGTGCATGCGCGCGAAGGCGTCCTCGACCCGGCTGAACGGGATGACGCTGTCCACCACCGGGCGCACCTCGTTGTCGGAACAGAACGCCAGCAGCTCGTACAGCTCGCCGGGCGTGCCCATCGAGGTGCCCAGGATCTCCAACTGCATCGCGAAGACCCGGCGCAGGTTGACTGCCGGTTCGTGCCCGGCGGTCGCGCCGGAGACCACGATCCGGGCCATCGGCGCGGCCGACTTCAGCGAGTGGTCGAAGGTGGCCGCGCCGACCGTCTCGATCACCACGTCGACCCGTTCGGGCAGCCGGGCGCCGGGTTCCACGGCGGTGGCGCCGAGGGCGGTGATCCGTTCCCGCTTGGCGGCGTCGCGGCTGGTCGCGTACACCCGCTTGCCCATCGCGACGGCGAGCGCGACGGCCGCGGTGGCGACGCCGCCGCCCGCGCCCTGCACCAGCACGCTGTCCGCGTCCGCGACGCGGCCCTTGGTGGTCAGCATCCGCCACGCGGTCAGCCAGGCCGTGGGCAGGCACGCCGCGTCG
The window above is part of the Micromonospora sp. LH3U1 genome. Proteins encoded here:
- the pta gene encoding phosphate acetyltransferase, with protein sequence MARSVYLTSVGSGGGKSTIALGLAELLSRQVGRIGVFRPLVADTGPDPILALLSERYRVEVPLAELAGASYAEAAALVADGRREELISAVVERYRAVERQCPAMVVVGSDFDDPGDPAHPRELAFNARLATEFGSVVVPVVDGFGQEPAAVAAAVRGAYHDLADLGATVLAVIANRVPGPMTLPDLPVPAYAIPEVPSVSAPTVAEVAAALGATLLAGDDAALSRDVLDFVVGAAHVPTLLGHLTEGALVITPGDRADLLVAASAAHVAGQVSVAGLVLTLGEQPDPRVMRLVEGLNTGLAVLSVRTDSYDTVAASSRIEGRPSAANPRKVEAALGAFERCVDTDDLARRLRVSRSARVTPLMFENELIDRARSQPRHLVLPEGTEERILRAAEILLRRGVAELTLLGRPDDIARRTRELGIDLGDAHVVDPVTSGWRDDFAAEYARLRAHRGITAELAHDIVAQANYFGTLMVATGRADGMVSGATHTTAATIRPAFEIIRTVPGVSVASSVFFMLLADRVLVYGDCAVNRDPDAAQLADIAISSADTAARFGIEPRVAMLSYSTGSSGEGADVEKVATATALVRERRPDLLVEGPIQYDAAIDPAVAATKLPGSTVAGRATVFIFPDLNTGNNTYKAVQRSAGAVAVGPVMQGLRRPVNDLSRGATVPDIVNTVAITAIQAATEEAS
- a CDS encoding acetate/propionate family kinase; the encoded protein is MSRVLVLNCGSSSVKWRRYDGDRVLDQGTVERIGEPGGGPADHTSAVRQILDGLDLTGLAAVGHRVVHGGRKFTAPVLVDDAVLAAIKDLVPLAPLHNPANLAGIEVARAALPDVPQVAVFDTAFHHTLPEAAATYAIDRDTAERYGIRRYGFHGTSHAYVSRRTAELLGRPYEQLNTITLHLGNGASACAVANGRSVATSMGMSPLEGLVMGTRSGDLDPTVIFHLRREGGLSVDDIDDLLNHRSGLLGMTGVNDMREVLQRRAAGDPAAELAFDVYCRRITGYVGAYYALLGRVDAITFTAGVGEHAAPVRAAALAGLGRLGIAVDEARNDGDGDRLISPEGAEVSVCVIRTDEEREIAREARDVVGGR
- a CDS encoding alpha/beta hydrolase family protein, producing MGAARLIAVLVTALLAGCAPATAVAGGSSGPPSARRAPEGSYAVGVRTLTLDPRSARPLPVTIWYPASTDGVAAGRFPVVVYSHGLHSRPDLHAGLTTRWAAAGFVVAAPAFPHTRQGAAHFTRADVRNQPADGWRLIRHLGRLDRDREDPLAGHLDLTSVAAAGHSAGGFTTSGMFSEGHPTRLRSGIVIAGGGLPGSFAGPAAPVLFVHGTADAVVPVTVGRAAYGRTPGPAAFLSLLGQDHGAYLTPGNPGFAPVLATTTDFLRWTLYGDKAAGARLPADARTATLTSYESRPAR
- a CDS encoding nucleotidyltransferase domain-containing protein is translated as MDDLAHRQFASIAEVVAVTGTADIPVWLRGGWAMDFHLGTVTRPHVDVDWYCWREDADRLAALLLARGWRPDPRMPVELQLDLFIADVEVSFAYLGRDDAGRPTVGAGSWAGTPLPAGMLDAPPGRIGSLSVPTISVAAQIEFKQMYPVWMPERPRRPKDADDLVRLGAGPDRAGPRTPRP
- a CDS encoding MerR family transcriptional regulator, whose product is MAEVTATLSIGQVAERTGLSVHALRFYEQEGVFVSPVRRGSGGRRIYSQDDVDWLTVCIILRASGMPLPALRRYADLVREGAGNEEERLALLLEHHVRVTDQIGRLTQCLDLITFKVGVYEDLLDQDQRPAEPDRRRPSVGGDVPASTPGTSA
- a CDS encoding aldo/keto reductase → MRYRTLGGTGIEVSTQCLGTMMFGAVGNPDHDDCVRIIHMALDQGINVVDTADMYGGGESEQIVGKALRGRRDDVVLATKVHFPMGEGPNQGGNSRRWILKAVEGSLRRLNTDWIDLYQVHRPDPSTDIEETLSVLTDLVREGKIRAFGCSTFPAEEIVEAHQVSERRGLGRLRTEQPPYSILARGVETSTLPVCQRYGMGVLVWSPLAFGFLSGRYRRDQPIDLSTGRAVLRPAQFDPAIAENAAKLDIVEQLVDLAASIGCTLPQLAIAFTVAHPAVTSAIIGPRTMQQLEDLLKGATLTLDDATLDRIDEIVPPGTNRYNPNAAFPPRSLTDTARRRRPLAERAAA
- a CDS encoding alpha/beta hydrolase family protein, whose product is MSRRATSALIASTVLMAGLVGCSAATRPSESWQTPPAEPKPAATPTPQVPAGTAPQRAFAVGVRQLKLDRDGRALPVTLWYPAAGEAGGAAKRSASAASGRFPVVMFSHGLGGRPDDYATLLTRWAAAGFVVAAPTFPHTSRGADGNVLDVLNQPADVSYALDQVLALDGKAGDSLRGRLDADRVAAAGHSAGGVTTIGLFTASRDERLDAGVVFAGTALGVGTAFAGASAPQLFVHGELDEVVEYAAGKAAYDKVPWPKAMLSLPKGDHGRALLSDGATLRVVSDTSVEFLRWSLYGDAAAKKRIHTDATRGDIATFDDHL
- a CDS encoding zinc-binding dehydrogenase, whose translation is MPIMRAAFASRFDDADPLAALTVGEQPEPTHPADDWVTVQLRATSLNHHDLWSLRGVGLTEAQLPMILGCDAVGLDPEGRPVVVYPVVVTPGDPRGVSILSEHFSGTLAERVAVPRSNLIPLPDGMAATDAACLPTAWLTAWRMLTTKGRVADADSVLVQGAGGGVATAAVALAVAMGKRVYATSRDAAKRERITALGATAVEPGARLPERVDVVIETVGAATFDHSLKSAAPMARIVVSGATAGHEPAVNLRRVFAMQLEILGTSMGTPGELYELLAFCSDNEVRPVVDSVIPFSRVEDAFARMHSGDAFGKIVIDHEA